The genome window ccccgtgctcaactgtctgtaactcggaaaataaaaactgcaagtgacaatgctgggcacggcccatgtccgaccaggcacggcccgtgctgagctctgcagaaactgaaaaattacgaaaatcctaaaaaacagaaaaatttagaaaaaaacgattaggccgttgattcctaactttcttaaaatccttgtgtccccggtaacggcgccaaaaacttgatgcgggttggtgtgtatatggaattaagtatattttaagccctttttacatgttagtcaagttttaaatttataaaacacgatattttactaacaccaaacacacatatgggcaagtgcacccatcgtgagcgtagtatagtgttggcaaggtaccgaggtcgtccaaggacacaagagcttctagtactggtttatcctcaacgtctaatcaaatcaaaagtttagaaaaaggttttaaactagaaaaataaaaactaactaaattgctgaaaaataaaataaaagtaaaaacagatagacaagatgaatcacttggctccgatttgtgtatagtgtaacctttgattatttccgcacttttgcattttttaagagattatcttagttattgtagtagtcccctcttttgaaggtgacgttaccctcaacccagtagtttaagtcagcaaggatacaatcctaaagggtcggattattaaaagataattaattaagttattaatgcatattgtggtaggcccctcttttgaaggtgacgttaccctcggctaagtagtctgagtcagcagggatacagtcctaagtagcagggttaaaatattaatagtagtttaacttatgaggggatcaatgagtttggacccctgccatccaataccggtgggtattgaaggaggtcctactaaatttgagcCAGGtactttgcaggatctatacactgaacaatagcaagactcttaccaaactgttcccttaacccccgaccaggtagccaacatacctccatatagaccgtggagatatgaatggtgaaaatattttattttatatagacagtaaaataatgccaagacaccacggacaaacgataaggaaaaatcaccttcaacataagaaactagttattaaagtcattaatacataaccaagtaaaaagtgcgaaaagattaaaaataaaaagtattacactagacacttgtcttcaccaagtgatgtaagagacttaggcaaacatggcctttgattgtcaagaactcttacgatcaatcgtggatcccgagacgactcacacactctatgatggacaatggatgatggtggtggatgatggtgttgtgatggtggtgggtggtgggtgaagtgtgagagaggtggtgtgccaagggatgagttgcaagtgatccaagcactcctatttataggctgaacagaagctcgggcacggccccgtgttcgttgggcacggccccgtgtccatccttctctctttcttcattaattgcagtttgtctgcattagttgaccacgcccccgtgtccgctgagcacgaccccgtgtgcagaagtgaatctttactatcaagatttgcctggattccgtgaatcttatagttgaccatggccccgtgtccgctgagcacggccccgtggtgggcgatggaagcttctacaactttgtcttttctgctgacacttgggcacgcccccgtgctcactgagcacggggcgtgttctgCCTTTTGTCTTCttgattttgcttgggaagatgctgtcggggggtcaagcatgccacgtttgttccttttcttttatttatgttagatttagttgccttttttgcttcttttgttcatttgagctcatttaatcctgaaaatacaaaagtaagacaaaaacacactttttccaatattagtactaaaaaagggttagttttacgccacaattgatgtaatttatatgttgcattttgtgcacatcagtacCAAATCAGGCACTTTTctattttcaggtcttaaacaaAGTGCAAAAGACAAATCTGGCGAAAACGAGGCGATTTAAGGACATTTCTGGTGGAATTTATAAAGATTCTGGTGAACTGTCGGATCGTGCACGACTGTGCGGTCCACATGCACGATCGTACATGATCTCCAACCCCGGAAGCACTGCCAGTGAAAGTGAGTGTGCCGATGATTACTCGGAACGCTCGACCGTGCGAGCCAAGTGTACTACTGTGCACTACCTGGACCAAACATTCTGATACAATTATGATGACACCGCACTACCATGCGGCTAGATGCCCAACCATGCCGATGTGATGACCAAGACCaacttgtccactagtccacttgTCTGACCCAAATGGAAACTAACGTTACCCGACAATTGTAcgtgcacgaccgtgcgaccaACTGCACGGCCGTGCAGATCGGAAATTTACCTGTAAATAGTAGCATTTGCTACTGGTTAAAGTGTTGGGTTTTTCTCCAAGTTTCTGGGCGATTTCAGAGGACCGAAGCTCTCCTGATCAGACCGATTCCAAGCCTCAAGATCGAATGGAAGCTTAaccgatccaacccatcaattccttgcttgtttatggttcgattccttgttcttaaacatgtattctgatcattCTTCAAGTATtgagctgatgttagtttatgtttattGTAGTATTGTTTATTAATAGTAAtgaacttgtttcttgaataatctttAGATTGTAATCTCATTGGCATGAATCTTTAGTACTTTTTCatgtttgaatcttcatgattatatgatgaatgtttcattgatgttggattcttgattatgtttggttgtcttggataatgaatctgtggttagtgAAGATTGTTAACAATTCCTTAATTAATCACTTGTTTGTAAACTTATTTATACCATGAAATCGGACCAGGGTATTGGTTTTATCAAAGATAAATCTTATTTTGATTGAGAATGctttcttgcacgtaagggttctaacgaattatatggtgttgTTACATGTTATTGACGCGGTTTATGATctttgtttagtagttttggttGAAATTGCTAACTTGGTAGATTTGTGTTCAAGACTTGTAAGATGAAATAGTTTATTGTATGATCTACTTTAATTCTTATTTTGgtggctgtattgtgaccatcggtattgctttctttgataagtgaggttaggaATCCAGACCAGGTAAATAATCTATCTTTAAAGATTCGCCTGAATAAATATCAATAGCTCGCAAAtgaatgattttaggtggttaacgtgtgACCATCGCGTTAACTTTCCGAAGAATCATAATGTTAGAAATCCAGACCAGGTAACTGATTGTCTTGCAATTGGAAAGTtgatcaagtgcttttgtgacatatTTGATGTAAATAACATTGTTTAGGTTGTTTGCAAAACAAGATAATATTTGTTTTTCATATTTAGAGTCTATTATGTGTTAAATATAGTTTTAGATCATTTTAGTTAAACACCCATTCACATATCTTTTTATTCGGTAAATcaatgacaaagatttagtactCTACTCCGCCCGTGTTCCATAGATCAATATCTGGTTCTTACccatactttactacatatatgacaggatacacttgtccttttgtgtgtgttttaatgttgagGTATAATCATTTCTATaaatattaaaaccaagttcgtGTGTAAATTCAGTGTAAAAACATATATAGTTACGCACACGTCAGTtactatacacatgtgtataaaaaacaaacagtcactACACACATGTATATAAAACCCAAATTGCTCAGCGAATAACAATTAAACACACGTGTATAAAATACAAACAGTCACTATACACCATCGACACCTTcgatttttttaattaaaaaaactatagcaagaccatactcaaattaaagagaataaaatgttCGCTTTTATGATGTGATTGTTTTAAGGGTTATTATATTTTATCACTCCCAACCTATGCTATCAATTGCGGCGATATATCTGTGCTATATCGGTGATATAGCGGTTATCGGCCCTTCCTTCAAATATCGGTTTCATATCTCGGTCAATATATCGGTCACCGATAATATCGGTGGTTATCGCCGATATTATGTATAATTTATCTCGTTCGTATCGTCGAGATTATCGGTTGGGCCAATTTTGACATTTTTTGGCCCAGTTCTAACCTTAATCCAGTATCAAAACAATTATCTAGTCAACCCTAATTCATCTACGACCATCCAGTCGCTGTCGCTCCCAAAGTTGCAGTCGATCCGGACTTTCCACCTTCCGGACTCAGTCGCAAGTCACATAAGGTATGCATCTTCTTCTAATTTCATGTAATTAGACGACTTTGTGGTCATAAGATGAGCGGAGGAATTACACGACTAAAGCAACATCTTACTCATATCGGAGGACAAGTCAAAAGTTGTTTGAAAGTGAGTGTGGATATCCAGCATAGAGTCTTAGCTCCTTTGGTTGATGTGGTTAGATTGGTTGATACGGAGGAGAAGCCAAGTATGGGTTATATCTATGATGCAATGGTTAGAGCGAAGGATCAAATCAAGAAAAATGTAACTGATGAAAGACTTGTCCATAAAATTTTAGGTATGATTCAAGCAAGATGGACCGACCAACTTCATCACCTGTTACATGCAGGTATTAATTATTGAACTTAAAATTTATTTGTATAAAATTCAATGTGTTGAAGCTAGATATTAACTCTTTATTTAATGTGTTGAAGCTAGATATCACTTGAACCCCGCTATTTTACATGGGGAAAATTCGAAAGATAAAAAGAAGAACGCGGAAATTTTGACGGGACTTTACGAGGCTATTGACTGTCTAGTGCCCCATTATAGAGGAGAATGATAAAGTGAGGCAGGACTTGAATCTATACATTGATTCAGTTGGGCAATTTGGATCCGCGACTGCTATAAGGGGTAGAACGAAAGTTGCACCatgtaagtatatatatatatatatatagtttatttttttattaaattactcgaattatttataataaatatGTAAATGATTAAATATAGATATATGGTGGCGTACATATGGGATCGACACACCTTTGCTCCAAACATTTACTATTAGTGTCCTCAGTGAAACTTGTAGCGCTTCATCTTGTAAACGCAATTGCAGTACATTTGACAATGTAAGTTCTTTCTATTAAATTACATTTATTATAGATCGTTTACTTCGTTAAGTAATTTTTGATTCTTTATGTTCAGTTACACTCAAAGAAAAGAAATTGTCTTTTGCAACGAAAACTCAACGATCTTGTATTCATTCAATACAACACAAGGTTACAAAGGCACTTCAACTCATTAAAAACAAATAGATCTTTGGATCCTATTTTGTTGAGAGGCGTAGAGGAAAATGATGATTGGGTTACACCAACACAAGATGAGCTTCAAGAGTTTGTTGACGGTACGGATGGTCTTCGTTGGTCGGATGTACGAGAGGCAATGGGAGGAAATGAAGAAGTTAGGCCAAGTAGTAGGACCAAAAGATTGCGCTatagagatgatgatgatgttacaATTCATGCGGAAGATGATCTTAATGTACAACTGGATGAGATGGTTGATGTGGACTCGGAGGAAGATTTTATGGCTTATGACTAGGTCTTAGTGTTTTAGGTTATGATGAACAAATAAACAATCGGATGCTTTTGGTGATCTTGATGAACGCATCTTTATTGCGGAAGATGATCTTAATGTACAATTGGATGAGATGGTTGATGTGGACTCGGAGGAAGATTTTATGGCTTTTGACTAGGTCTTAGTGTTTTAGGTTATGATGAACAAATGAATAATCGGATGCTTTTGGTGATCTTGATGAATGCATCTTTATTTTGCTATTGATATTATATAGGTTCTAGActtctagtatatatatatatatatatatatatatatatatatatatatatatatatatatatacgaggaggaggatccgttaggaaccaccctttattgcgagaaccgcgagaaccagtgtgaacacaaacagtaatacctaaaaaaatctaaaaaacactcaaaaaaacttttttttactattttttttttaaaaaatcgctatatttcgtttataataaaaaaaattcaaaaaaaaaaaaacttcgagtaacagttatccatgcatatgtgcatttgtatcatttctttgacaaatttcgtaattcattacaaatattatataattgcactttcatttacaccaccacgtgtaatacactactttttacgttaacaatagtagaaatgcacatgtgcatctatatgtatcaacctgaaataaggtgtgttggtaaactactttctctttcatctatcattccatctaTAATACacaaatatgcacatgtgcatttttgtcatttctttgacaaattccgtaattcattacaaatattagacaattgcactttcatttacactaccatatgtaatacactactttttacattaccaatattagaaatgcacatgtgcatctatatgtatcaacatgaaataaggtgtttttggtacactactttgaatacactttccctttcatctatcataccatccataatacactaccattaccttctaccatccataatacaataccattacctgctaccatccataatacaacaccattaccaatattttcactttattacatgtatatcaacatcatttataccatccaatcaacatattacatcataaattgacaactataaccaaaccatcaaccactagatataactaacaaaaaaaatgtatatgggtctacttctccatttaaaatcacaaactttttttttatcaaaacacgttatatcatggttatacataatgatacacatgtgcattttgaatattggtaatgtaaaaagtagtgtattacggatagtattgtaaattaaagtgcaattgtctattactgataacgtattacggaatttgtcgaattaatgatacatatgcagatgtgcatggataactgttactcgaaaaaaaaaagttttttttttgctaactaaatatagcgatttttttaaaaaatattaaaaaaaaaaatttttgagtgctttttgattttttttagattttattttgtgttaaCATTGGTACTCGcgattctcgcaataagggtggttctcaaatgaaccttaccctatatatatatatatatatatatatatatatatatatatatatatatgcatggtattataaattaccgatatctcaccgcGATAAACGATGTCTcgaatatcggtccttgaccgataaccaatatttttccgcattaactgcatagctcCCAACTATTGAGTATTGGCTGCTGCTACTCCCAATTAGCACTTTGACTCTTACCACTCCCACCTTAACACTTTGTGTGTTGTGTCACTCCGGAGTTAACTAGAAAACATGTTTTGTGGTGGGAGTTCATGTTTTCTGATGACACTAGATACAATAGTAAAAGAAGAGCTCATGTCGAATCAAAGTTAGGGTTTGTTCTTCAGTTTTCTGGTTAACTCTGGAGTGACACAACACACAAaatgttaagttgggagtggtgggAGTTAAAGTGATAATTGGGAGTGGTAACGACCAATTACCAATAGTTGagagtgataaaatccaataacccttgttttaaaaaaaagtataaaTGGATGAAAAGGTTATGGTCATTTAAAAATTATGGGTGTAGtttatttaaaagtaaaaaaacaacaagaaataatatttttttacttCCTATAATACGCTttttaataaaaagataaaaagaaaaaaaaagtcaaCCGGATAAGTGGTATAGATTGGTTCATTTAGTTCACAAATAGGGgatgttcacaaatgaacctaatactatatatgtatgtgtgtatatatatatatatatatatattgtatggTTATacggtttatatatatatatatatatatatatattgttcggGTGTTCgtataattatacaatttatatatattgtttatgTGTTCGTATGGTTATACAGACTATATATATAACCCGTATAATCgtacgatatatatatatatatatatatatatatattgtaagaGTTGGCTACAAAGCCTACTTTTCttacaaagtgtaggaagcaatCTCCTTGTGACACGTGGCATCTAGTGTTTTCTAACTAAAGGGTATTAAGGTAATTGaataattatattatttatgGAAGATTTTACATCATAACAATAAAAGGTTATTTTTATGAAAACTATATGTCTATTAATTATTCTAAATCGGCAGTTACATCCTTTGAATCGACGATTAATTCATCCGAACTTCAAAACGTAAAACAGATTTAtcatttcttgacattgtgtttaaTCAGTTTATGGTTTCTTTACCCCGTGTTATATCAATTTTCACAATTAAAAACACCCCTCGCATATGTCaaaacataaaacacattcattatttcttgacgttgtgttttatgAGTTTTTGATTTATTCACGTTGTGTTATATCCCTTTTCACAATTAAGCACACCCCTCACagtgccaatgatctctagatcaagtggtggagagcttgcatttctcttgagagatgtaggttcgactcccacttggtgcagagtgaggcactggtgggcaatgataggagacccagggaaacctgggttggatccttgagccaaacgggttttaccggtaatttcactatcgtgcctacgggcgggtgggttaccaggttttccccggaattggtggtggactcgggttactctcgaagtactccgtttgtccagtgggtgccccgagagtgctcgggattgagtttgttggtcgttcaaaaaaaaaaagcacACCCCTCACACATAAAAGACAATAGTGTGTGAAATGCAcaatataaaacacaataatgtctaaaatatataatataaaacaCACCAGTGTCTGATTCAATAAAGACACACCCGTGTCTCAAAATACACAATATAAAACACGCAGACACTATATAAAACACACTAGTGTCTGAATTACTTGCATCATAATTTTTTAGATAtgtagcaatatggtactcatattaaagataaaaaacgctcgttattatggtataatttttttaagGGGAATTGGcttgtaataatcccacctagaccttattggccattaataatcccacctcagaatattccccccactagtcccacctttcacctatttttcctacaatggtcctccgttaaaaaaaacttaacggagttaagcttttttccaaattacaaacagatttttagggcttttgatcaaatcgatgatacgagtccattgatgtaaaacttacttcgaaatggtgctccaagtgacttgattttggttaattggaaatttaaacacccgaattgaagagtcgttttcatcgtttggagtaCCGTTTCGaagcaagttttacatcaatggactcgtatcgtcgttctaatcaaaagccctacaaaatctgtttgtaatttggaaaaaaggtTAATTCCcttaagtttttttaacgaggGACCATTGtcggaaaaataggtgaaaggtgggactggtggggggaatattctgaggtgggattattaatggccaataaggtctaggttggattattacaggccaatttccctttttttaaaacaaattatGTATAAAAATGTTATTGACGTTTTAAAAAGACGGGGGTAAGTTGCATGTGATTCCTAAATTTAAGGTACACTAAATTTACTTTTACACCCTTAATCTAATAAATCAATCAATTAATTAAAACAAATCTTACAATTTTACCAATCATTTAATCTCATCCATCAATTACCTAATCTATTGGTCATGCTCATTTCTTACACTTTTTAGaaaaaacacactttgtagagaaaccctaccctatatatatatatatatatatatatatatatatatatatataggggaccgctaaaatgaaaaccacctccagttgtaagaaccatgagaactacaccgtacggcgTGAGTTGGACCAAAAAATTTTTTCATAAAcatagatgcgtgtattataaacacatttgtaaaaaaaattcaaaaaaaaaatgtcgtgtgtgtagttttgagcaccacaagtttgtgttgcgggtaccgtaaattttaaataaattttacggtacccgtaaaaacaaacttgtggtgctcaaaactacactcacgacattttttttttgaatttttttaacaaatgtgtttataatacacgcatctacgtttatgaaaaaaaattttggtccaactcgccccggatcaaaaagttctcatggttcttacagttcttacaactggaggtggttcttattttagcggtcccctatatatatatatatatatatgtatatatatatatatatatatatatatatatatatagactggggatcctacggaaagtgtgtttttcctaaaaagtgtaaaaagtcataaaacacaataatttcaggcataaaacacacctaaaactcacaaataatagaatgaatattactaaaacaccatattcaaactctaatagtccataaaaacttcaaacacaccatcgtagaactatgaatataaaacacacaatgctaaacaacataaaacacaataatatttgtcattccacaatcagagccttaacatctaaaacacaacacaaaacccacatacatgatgttttagtaatcttcatcatattatttgtgggtttttggtgtgttttatggttgacattatgatgttttatgaccttttacactttttaggaaatttggactttctggtcAACtcctatcatatatatatatatatatatatatatatatatatatatatatatatatatatatatatatatatatatatatatatatatatatatattgtaggaGTTTGCTACAAAGCCtacttttcctacaaagtgtaagaAGCAATCTCCTTGTGACACGTGGCATCTAGTGTTTTTAACTAAAGGATTGTTCGGGTTGTCTTTTTTGGTAATACGCAGTGCTGTAATATGAGAATAAGTTTAAAACATACGTATGTGTATTGGTATGAAAAAAAGGCAAAATAGTTGTTGTACTGGTCAACGTAACAATCAATTAAAAGAAGGTTATAAAGTGTAGCGTTTAGGAAATGTTGAAGATGTAAATAGACAAAAGTTTCTTAGGCCAGGGGGTGTGGTATACCGCCCCTGGCCAAATCAGCCAAAATAGCGCCCTTTGGCGCCCCACACCCACTTCCCCGACGCCATAGGGGGCACCATTGTTGTTTCGCCAGCGTACTAACGGGCGCTTATGCATCGTGTTCGAGAAATTTGGTCAAAATGACCGTTTGGGAACGgtcctttatttaaaaaaataaaaaaaatcttaatatatatacacatatttttacacaaACTAATACACACACATTCTCTCCAAtcatttttataacaaaaatgtcatCCCATTCTTCATCCGATTCATCTAGCTCTTCATCTGACAGAATGATTGACGATATGCTTATCGTAGCAACGCAAAAAGGCGATTCAATATTTATGAGAAGAAGCCGAATCGTCTACAACGCGTACCAGACAAGCGACTCTTGAACGAGATCGGTTAGGTGCTCATGAACATTTAATGCATGATTATTTTGGTGAAAATATGTTGTACGAAGATACACAGTTTAGTCCTCGGTTTCGTATGAGTCGTCGTCTTTTCTTAAGAATTTCTAATGATCTTGTGGCCCAATATCCATTTTTCACACAAAGATAAAGTGTTAGTTGCAAAATTGGTTTCTCTGGAATACAAAAGTGTACTGCCGCAATTCGGCAACTTGTGTACGGCACGACGAGTGATGCGTGGGACGAATATTTAAGGATG of Helianthus annuus cultivar XRQ/B chromosome 1, HanXRQr2.0-SUNRISE, whole genome shotgun sequence contains these proteins:
- the LOC110930330 gene encoding uncharacterized protein LOC110930330, with the protein product MSGGITRLKQHLTHIGGQVKSCLKVSVDIQHRVLAPLVDVVRLVDTEEKPSMGYIYDAMVRAKDQIKKNVTDERLVHKILGMIQARWTDQLHHLLHAEENDKVRQDLNLYIDSVGQFGSATAIRGRTKVAPYIWWRTYGIDTPLLQTFTISVLSETCSASSCKRNCSTFDNLHSKKRNCLLQRKLNDLVFIQYNTRLQRHFNSLKTNRSLDPILLRGVEENDDWVTPTQDELQEFVDGTDGLRWSDVREAMGGNEEVRPSSRTKRLRYRDDDDVTIHAEDDLNVQLDEMVDVDSEEDFMAYD